TACCCAGAGAGACCGAAGAAGTAAAATTATCGATCTTTTTGAACTTTCTATCGTTTTTTGGCTCCCATGAAAAGCTAGACGATTTTTTGTTCTCTCTTTATCATATGTTTATCATTCGTTATCTCTTTTTGGATATTTGACATACTCCTTGTGACGAGAGATCACTCTTGTCAGAAAGAAGGTGTTGAAAACTTTTATTCCTCTGATAGAAAACCACAGCGTAAGAACAAAGAGGAATAATACGTTTCTTTTCCTCTTCTGCCCAGAAGGAAATTTTTTCAAGGAGTTTTCCAGCGATTCCATGACCGCGAAGGTCTGGATGAACATAGGTGTGGGTAATAACAACTTCCCCTTCTTTCGAATATTCGTACTCTACCGCATATTCTTTACCATTGAGAGAACCAGAAAAACGCCTTAAAACGGGATTGTGTTCGATGGGAATCATTCTTTCACCTCCTCGAGACGCTTAAGAGTGTTTTCCACAAGGGTTGTGAGAAGATTTTGAATCTCTTCGTCTGAAACACTTAATCCCTTTGTCGAGATGGAGGCGAGTTTTGTGTTGAGAGGTATTTTTGCCAGGGTAATCATATCAGAAAGCTTTTCATCCCGTGGAAAGAAATCAATAGTGTTGCCACAGTGAGGACATATGACTCCCGACATGTTTTCCACTATTCCGAGAATGGGGACTTCCATAGCTTGGGCCATGGAAACAGATTTAGAGACAATCATAGAAACCATATCGTGGGGAGTTGTGACAACAACGAGTCCTGAAAGAGGAATTTTTTGCATGACGGTAAGTACGACATCGGCTGTTCCAGGAGGGAGATCCACGACAAGAAAATCAAGTTCTCCCCATATGACCTTTTCCCAAAACTGCATGATAGCCTGGTTAAGAAGAGGAGCACGCCAGATGAGAGGTTTATCTTCTTCTGGAAGAAGAAGATTCATGGAAACAAGTTTGATTCCCTGTTGGGTTTCAAAGGGAATAAGAAATTCACCCTCTGTTTTTATCTTTTTCTTTTTCAGTTGAAAGAGACGCGGCATACTGGCCCCCGTGAGATCAGCATCAAGAATACCCACACGGTATCCCCGCAGTTTGAGTGCAAGAGAGAGGAGGTAGCTAACCGTTGATTTTCCAACACCACCTTTTCCACTCATCACTCCGATCACATGGGTAATTTTATTATCAACTTTTTGTGAAGATGGTTGTTCCATAAAAAACTCCTTAATATATATTTTTAAATATAATTGTTTTTTGGCATTGTGTCAAGAAAATTGTGTCTAGTCATAGGATAACCTCGCTGTGAATATTTTCTTTGGTGTATGAGTGTTGCTCACGATAGAGTTGAAAGTAATACTCCCAATTTTTTAACTTTCTTTTTAAGAACTTCTCATTTTGGTATCTTAATAACAGGTAAAGATATTTCTCAGCTGAAGCCTCGCTTTGACACATTTCCATTGTTTTTAATCTCCTTTTAAGTTCTTTAAAGAGTCTTTCCAGGGCATTGTTTGTATACACCATGCTTCGTATTCCTTCAGGTAATTCCATGTAAGTGAATATATTCTCTCTTATTGTCAAGAGGTTATTCATTAAGTTGGGATAGATATTTTTCCATTTTTGTGTAAATTTCATAAACAATTGTTCTGCCTCCTGTTTGTCTTTGGCATGAAATACCTCTTTTATTTCAGTGGCAATGATATTTCTGTGTTGAACTCTCACTTTAGCCAGTATGTTTCTCATGACATGGACTACACAGGGCTGATACTTTGCGTGGGGATATATCTCTGTTATGACGTTTTTCATACCACTTAAGCCATCAGAGACAATAAAATGAATCTGTTTGACACCTCTTTCTCTTATATCTAGCAAAATTTCCCGCCAGTTATAAGCACTTTCCATGCCTCCTGGCAGGTAGTATCCTAAAATCTCCCGTCTTCCCTCAGGTGTAATGCCTATAGCTACATATATTGATTCATTTTCTACCCTGTCTCTCTTGATAGGAAACACCATAGCATCCAGAAATACCACGGCATATTCTTCCATGAGAGAGCGACTACGCCACTTCTGAATCTCTTCTATGCCTACCTGGCTTATCCTTGAGATGTTAGCATAAGAAATCTTTATTTCATAAAGCTCTTTTAAAACTTCTGCTATCTTCCTTGTTGACATTCCTGATATCAACATAGCCCTGATTAATGCATCTAAGTCTTCTGTGATGCGTTTGCGATAGGGAAGAAGGGCACTTTTAAATCCATTATCCCTTGTTCTTGGAACACGTATGGCTGTAAGCTCGCCAAAAGCTGTCTTTAAATCCCTTTCGTAAAAGCCATTGCCTTTTGTGGGAGGATTGTTTTCCAGGTAAATCTCTCTTTCCTCTTTTAACATACTCTCTAATACTTCCCCCGTTGCGTCAAATAAAAAAGTACTCGAAATTCGAATCATTGCCTCATAAAAAAAAGTACTCAAAAATTCCATACAGTTTCCTCCAAATTTTTGTTTTTTACATTCTTTTTCTTTTGAAGGCTGAAAAGTTTTCTCTGGCAAGCTGTAATTTTTTGTCTTAGGTGAAACAAATCGAGAGCCTTATAAAGCCTTGTTAGGCGTTCCTTTTGTGCCTCACTTACATAAGAGCTTTCTAAAAGCCGCTGGTAGGGAGTTTTAATATCATCATGCTTCTTTTGCACCTTGCTTCCGATTCTCTTTTTCTCTGTCATTTTCATAACCGGTTGAAAAAAGTTGGCATAAAGCCTGAGATACGCATAGAGTCGGTTCAAGTAGTAGACTTCTTCCTCGGTATCGTAGCGGAAGTATCCAACATTCTGGCGGACTATGGAATAGTTTTTCTGCTCAACGTAACAGTTATCATTGGAACGGGAGCTTCTCCCCCTTGTAAATTTTATCTGGTGCTTCTCACACCAATCGCGTAGAGGATGATTAATAAATTCAG
This sequence is a window from Thermospira aquatica. Protein-coding genes within it:
- a CDS encoding GNAT family N-acetyltransferase, encoding MIPIEHNPVLRRFSGSLNGKEYAVEYEYSKEGEVVITHTYVHPDLRGHGIAGKLLEKISFWAEEEKKRIIPLCSYAVVFYQRNKSFQHLLSDKSDLSSQGVCQISKKR
- a CDS encoding Mrp/NBP35 family ATP-binding protein; translation: MEQPSSQKVDNKITHVIGVMSGKGGVGKSTVSYLLSLALKLRGYRVGILDADLTGASMPRLFQLKKKKIKTEGEFLIPFETQQGIKLVSMNLLLPEEDKPLIWRAPLLNQAIMQFWEKVIWGELDFLVVDLPPGTADVVLTVMQKIPLSGLVVVTTPHDMVSMIVSKSVSMAQAMEVPILGIVENMSGVICPHCGNTIDFFPRDEKLSDMITLAKIPLNTKLASISTKGLSVSDEEIQNLLTTLVENTLKRLEEVKE
- a CDS encoding IS256 family transposase, coding for MEFLSTFFYEAMIRISSTFLFDATGEVLESMLKEEREIYLENNPPTKGNGFYERDLKTAFGELTAIRVPRTRDNGFKSALLPYRKRITEDLDALIRAMLISGMSTRKIAEVLKELYEIKISYANISRISQVGIEEIQKWRSRSLMEEYAVVFLDAMVFPIKRDRVENESIYVAIGITPEGRREILGYYLPGGMESAYNWREILLDIRERGVKQIHFIVSDGLSGMKNVITEIYPHAKYQPCVVHVMRNILAKVRVQHRNIIATEIKEVFHAKDKQEAEQLFMKFTQKWKNIYPNLMNNLLTIRENIFTYMELPEGIRSMVYTNNALERLFKELKRRLKTMEMCQSEASAEKYLYLLLRYQNEKFLKRKLKNWEYYFQLYREQHSYTKENIHSEVIL